The DNA window CGCCCATGTCAAAGCAGAGTTTTCGAATGTATGTGCCGCCTTCGCAGCCGACTTTGAAGAGCACGTTTCTGCCATCATGCTCAATGAATTCGTTATAGTAAATGCGTCTTGTTCTGATTTGCCGTTTAACGGAGCTACGCAGAGGCGGACGCTGATAAATCAAGTCTTCAAACTCGCCCAAAACCCGCCGCACGTCACCTGTTGGCACATCACCGTGCAGTTTCATAACGCAAATGTATTCTTTGCCGCTGTATAGGAGTGCTTGAACGATTTTTGTTGAATCCTCCAACGTGATTGGCAAAACACCTGTAACTTTTGGGTCCAATGTTCCACCGTGACCGATGCTATTGATTTGCAGAATTTTTTTGGTCCATGCAGCAACCTCATGGCTTGTTGGTCCAGCAGGCTTGTTTAGGTTTATGACGCCGTATTGGATGTATTCTTTGGCTGGACGCTTGTTTGGTTCACACCCGTATTTTGGGTTGGTTGTGTCCATTGATTTGACGAGATGTTCGCGTTTGGTCTCCCATGGAGGACTGGTTTTGGGCATAGATTTTCTTCCTGAGAATGTAAGAAAAAGATGTTGAAGAAAATTAAGGTTTGGATTAGGCTTTCATAAAT is part of the Candidatus Bathyarchaeota archaeon genome and encodes:
- a CDS encoding RNA-guided pseudouridylation complex pseudouridine synthase subunit Cbf5, whose protein sequence is MPKTSPPWETKREHLVKSMDTTNPKYGCEPNKRPAKEYIQYGVINLNKPAGPTSHEVAAWTKKILQINSIGHGGTLDPKVTGVLPITLEDSTKIVQALLYSGKEYICVMKLHGDVPTGDVRRVLGEFEDLIYQRPPLRSSVKRQIRTRRIYYNEFIEHDGRNVLFKVGCEGGTYIRKLCFDMGEVLGVGAHMQELRRSRAGPFVETSLTHVTLHDVAYWFGEWQEKKDDAILHKFIQPLETALALLPKIVVRDSAVDALCHGASLTAPGVVSADSGIEKDQVLAIFTLKGEAVALGKASVTTQEMIDLKHGSVASLLRVIMPRGTYPKVWKSGGNNEQEH